The following proteins come from a genomic window of Sardina pilchardus chromosome 1, fSarPil1.1, whole genome shotgun sequence:
- the LOC134076855 gene encoding uncharacterized protein LOC134076855: protein METPLIFFFCLLAGVHPVESVILVTRYVGQSAVIRCSYDKQYGSKSKYLCRGECPVIGGKDIPISTEAGQTKAIKGRFSLHDDTTAGVFTVTITGLTEGDSGQYWCGVKTRFAKYDQYTEVELKVQKVLPPSRNSTFMPSTEDHTHSSSTLTSNTSQTQHVFDTTISDNASKDQLTAADLQEKPEDSVVIVIMCLLVLLLMVCGLVSALFYRQRRRKLTPECGSSDLHNSDHAGEVSDYERTDELGSIPAARASVSSVYCLAGAPQRPSVISLYSTIKHVKQGSDQPIYCNSKQEDVIYSNVIPPQVTTSPTMQYRPQLTKPLAAAGRGVSQIGRWINRWIWRGEVFHSVTLRRPEVTVSLFIHQDMKTPLILFYGLLAGVYPVESVITVTGYVGRSVGIRCPYDRGYDGYSKYLCKGTCPRMGGKDIPIRTEADQTKAINGRFSLHDKTTAGVFTVTITGLSAEDSGQYWCGVKTGFGRYDVLTELKLDVLPVPPLSPKSTTTEDHTLSSSSSSGPTVNTSQFDLQPSTGSSTTACPWAAGETPEPPEGRVSSPVVLILCVVGLLAVALVCGLAYRLRGKKSKGNVPPRPQNGGLAEEPNDYEMTEEPGSAPEPRQSVSTLYCLADTPLRPSGITTGRPVRKTPELPIYFNSEEDTGFPIYANATA, encoded by the exons gtgttcatCCTGTGGAGTCTGTAATCCTGGTGACTCGATATGTAGGCCAATCAGCAGTAATCAGATGTTCCTATGATAAACAATATGGAAGCAAGTCCAAGTACCTCTGCAGGGGAGAGTGTCCTGTCATTGGAGGTAAAGACATTCCAATCAGTACTGAAGCAGGTCAGACCAAAGCAATCAAAGGGAGGTTCTCTCTGCATGATGACACCACTGCTGGAGTCTTCACTGTGACCATCACTGGACTGACTGAAGGGGATTCTGGGCAGTACTGGTGTGGAGTTAAAACTAGATTTGCAAAATATGATCAGTACACTGAGGTGGAATTGAAGGTACAAAAAG tccttcCTCCCTCCCGAAACTCAACCTTTATGCCCTCCACTGAGGACCACACCCATTCATCTTCAACTTTGACCTCCAACACCTCCCAAACCCAGCATGTATTTGACACAACCATCAGTGATAATGCTTCTAAAG ACCAGCTAACTGCTGCTGACCTTCAGGAGAAACCAGAAGACTCTGTTGTCATAGTGATCATGTGcttgctggtgctgctgcttatGGTGTGTGGGTTAGTTTCAGCCCTCTTctacagacagaggaggaggaagctgacaccag AATGCGGCTCATCCGACCTCCACAACAGTGATCATGCGGGGGAG GTCAGTGACTATGAGAGGACTGATGAGCTGGGCAGCATTCCGGCGGCCAGGGCATCAGTCAGCAGCGTCTACTGCCTTGCAGGTGCACCTCAGCGACCCTCAGTGATCTCACTGTACTCCACTATCAAGCATGTCAAACAAGGCTCAGACCAGCCCATCTACTGTAACTCAAAGCAGGAAGATGTCATCTACTCCAATGTAATTCCGCCTCAAGTAACTACATCCCCCACAATGCAGTA TAGACCACAGCTGACTAAGCCgctagcagcagcaggcagaggGGTTTCACAA ATAGGTAGATGGATCAATAGATGGATCTGGAGGGGTGAGGTGTTTCACTCTGTGACTTTAAGAAGGCCAGAAGTTACAGTGTCACTTTTTATTCATCAAGACATGAAGACACCTTTGATCCTCTTCTATGGTCTGCTTGCTG gtgtttatCCTGTCGAGTCTGTGATCACGGTGACTGGATATGTAGGCCGATCAGTAGGGATCAGATGCCCCTATGATAGAGGATATGATGGATACTCCAAGTACCTCTGCAAAGGAACATGTCCTCGCATGGGAGGTAAAGACATTCCAATCAGGACTGAAGCAGATCAGACCAAAGCAATCAATGGCAGATTCTCTCTGCATGATAAAACCACTGCTGGAGTCTTCACTGTGACCATCACTGGACTGAGTGCAGAGGATTCTGGACAGTACTGGTGTGGAGTTAAAACAGGGTTTGGGAGATATGATGTGTTGACTGAGCTGAAGTTGGATGTCTTGCCAG ttccacctctctctccaaagTCAACCACCACTGAGGACCACactctctcatcttcctcttcatctggTCCAACAGTCAACACCTCCCAATTTGACCTGCAGCCAAGCACTGGTAGCTCTACCACTGCAT GCCCGTGGGCAGCTGGCGAGACCCCAGAGCCTCCGGAGGGCCGTGTGTCGTCCCCTGTCGTGCTGATCCTTTGTGTAGTTGGGCTGCTGGCCGTGGCCCTGGTGTGTGGGTTGGCCTACAGACTGAGGGGGAAGAAGTCAAAAG GAAACGTCCCACCCCGTCCTCAAAACGGTGGCCTGGCAGAGGAG CCCAATGACTATGAGATGACTGAGGAGCCGGGGAGCGCCCCAGAGCCCAGGCAGTCGGTCAGCACCCTCTACTGCCTTGCAGACACACCTCTCCGACCCTCAGGGATCACTACTGGCAGGCCAGTCAGGAAAACTCCGGAGCTGCCCATCTACTTTAACTCTGAGGAAGATACTGGCTTTCCCATTTACGCCAATGCCACAGCCTGA